In one Nocardioides luteus genomic region, the following are encoded:
- a CDS encoding glucarate dehydratase family protein: MSAGPNGSRVSKVVVTPVAFADPPLLNVVGVHQPWALRAIVELHTDTGLVGLGETYADETHLARLDAVAAALPGHDPYDTHGLRRLVVGVLGKETGGAGASFGGMLDVSSAVDTVYSPFEVACLDLVAREAGRPVSDLLGGAVRDRVPFSGYLFYKWAGHPGQPGDAWGEALNPDQIVAQARRMVDGWGFGSLKLKGGVFHPDEECAAIEALRDAFPDLPLRLDPNGAWTPETSVKVAERLAGVVEYLEDPTPGIEGMAQVAARTDVPLATNMCVIAFEHLKPAIAVDAVQIVLSDHHLWGGLRRSALLGGITDTFGMGLSMHSNSHLGVSLAAMVHLAAATPNLTYACDTHYPWKTQDVVRPGVLDFTDGSIAVPTGPGLGVELDRDLLGVLHEQYLTCGVRRREDTVYMRSFEPDFTPNTSRW, translated from the coding sequence ATGAGCGCGGGGCCCAACGGAAGCCGGGTCTCGAAGGTCGTCGTCACACCGGTCGCGTTCGCCGACCCGCCGCTGCTCAACGTGGTCGGCGTCCACCAGCCCTGGGCGCTGCGCGCGATCGTCGAGCTCCACACCGACACCGGCCTGGTCGGCCTCGGCGAGACGTACGCCGACGAGACCCACCTCGCTCGCCTCGACGCCGTCGCCGCCGCCCTGCCCGGGCACGACCCCTACGACACCCACGGCCTGCGCCGGCTCGTCGTCGGCGTGCTCGGCAAGGAGACCGGCGGGGCGGGTGCCTCCTTCGGCGGCATGCTCGACGTCTCCTCGGCGGTCGACACGGTCTACTCCCCCTTCGAGGTCGCCTGCCTCGACCTGGTCGCCCGCGAGGCGGGCAGACCGGTCAGCGACCTGCTCGGTGGCGCGGTACGCGACCGGGTGCCGTTCAGCGGCTACCTGTTCTACAAGTGGGCCGGCCACCCGGGGCAGCCCGGCGACGCGTGGGGCGAGGCGCTGAACCCCGACCAGATCGTCGCGCAGGCGAGGCGGATGGTCGACGGCTGGGGCTTCGGCTCGCTCAAGCTGAAGGGCGGGGTGTTCCATCCCGACGAGGAGTGCGCCGCGATCGAGGCGCTCCGCGACGCCTTCCCCGACCTGCCGCTCCGGCTCGACCCGAACGGCGCCTGGACGCCGGAGACCTCCGTCAAGGTCGCCGAGCGGCTCGCCGGTGTCGTGGAGTATCTCGAGGACCCCACCCCCGGGATCGAGGGGATGGCCCAGGTCGCAGCCCGCACCGACGTACCCCTGGCCACGAACATGTGCGTCATCGCCTTCGAGCACCTCAAACCCGCGATCGCGGTGGACGCGGTCCAGATCGTGCTCTCCGACCACCACCTGTGGGGCGGGCTGCGCCGGTCGGCGCTGCTGGGCGGCATCACCGACACCTTCGGGATGGGCCTGTCGATGCACAGCAACTCCCACCTCGGCGTCTCGCTGGCCGCGATGGTCCACCTGGCCGCCGCGACCCCGAACCTGACCTACGCCTGCGACACCCACTACCCGTGGAAGACCCAGGACGTCGTACGTCCCGGGGTGCTCGACTTCACCGACGGCTCCATCGCGGTGCCGACGGGTCCTGGCCTGGGCGTGGAGCTCGACCGTGACCTGCTGGGCGTGCTGCACGAGCAGTACCTCACCTGCGGGGTGCGCCGCCGTGAGGACACGGTCTACATGCGGTCGTTCGAGCCGGACTTCACGCCGAACACCTCGCGCTGGTGA
- a CDS encoding universal stress protein, whose product MTILIGYVPTPVGEAALEAGLAEAAARGDDVVIVNSPRRGATVDADLVDEETAAKLVARATEAGVSARVDHTTHGADVVETFDALAAETGARLIVIGLRRRSPVGKALLGSDAQRILLDAAVPVLAVKPTA is encoded by the coding sequence ATGACCATCCTGATCGGCTACGTACCCACACCGGTAGGTGAGGCGGCCCTCGAGGCCGGCCTGGCCGAGGCGGCGGCGCGCGGCGACGACGTCGTCATCGTCAACAGCCCGCGCCGCGGGGCCACCGTGGACGCCGACCTGGTGGACGAGGAGACGGCGGCGAAGCTGGTCGCCCGGGCCACCGAGGCCGGGGTGAGCGCCCGCGTCGACCACACCACGCACGGAGCCGACGTCGTGGAGACCTTCGACGCGCTGGCCGCCGAGACCGGTGCCCGGCTGATCGTGATCGGGCTGCGCCGGCGCTCCCCGGTCGGCAAGGCCCTGCTGGGCAGCGACGCCCAGCGCATCCTGCTCGACGCCGCCGTGCCCGTCCTCGCCGTGAAGCCGACCGCATGA
- a CDS encoding tripartite tricarboxylate transporter permease translates to MDVNAFLDGFGLVTEPQNLLYCLIGVLIGMLIGVLPGLGPAATIAILLPITYSIDPVSAIIMLAGIYYGAQYGGTITSVLLRLPGEASSVVTVFDGFALAKEGKAGTALGIAAIGSFIGATVSILGLTLVAPLIAGWALSFGDPEYAALALLGVLLVATIGNGNKLKAMLAAAFGLLLATIGRDSFSGAERFTFGSLQLTEGIDFVVVAMGLFGVGEILYNLEERHGKPHVPAAVANIWPSRKDLKQSSGAIGRGSLIGFVLGVLPGGGAVMSSLAAYATEKRISKNPERFGRGAIEGVAAPETANNAAATSSFIPLLTLGIPANASMAMLFGALLILGISPGPQLVEERPDLFWGVINSMYIGNLILLVLSIPLVGIFVRILRVRPAILAPITALITILGVYTINNSTFDIFVMIVFGLIGYLMKKVGFEPGPMVLAFVLGSIVEDGVRRSMLIFDGDPTGFFTRPISGTILAAFVLVALWPAAKAILARRKAATVAAPADRDHVDTPSR, encoded by the coding sequence ATGGACGTCAACGCCTTCCTGGACGGCTTCGGGCTCGTCACCGAGCCGCAGAACCTGCTCTACTGCCTGATCGGCGTGCTCATCGGCATGCTGATCGGCGTACTCCCCGGCCTCGGGCCGGCGGCCACGATCGCCATCCTGCTGCCGATCACCTACAGCATCGACCCGGTCTCCGCGATCATCATGCTGGCCGGCATCTACTACGGCGCCCAGTACGGCGGCACGATCACCTCGGTGCTGCTCCGGCTGCCGGGTGAGGCCTCCTCGGTCGTCACCGTCTTCGACGGTTTCGCCCTGGCCAAGGAGGGGAAGGCCGGCACCGCCCTCGGCATCGCCGCGATCGGCTCCTTCATCGGCGCCACAGTCTCCATCCTCGGCCTGACGCTGGTGGCCCCGCTGATCGCCGGATGGGCCCTCAGCTTCGGTGACCCGGAGTACGCCGCCCTGGCCCTGCTGGGCGTCCTGCTGGTCGCCACCATCGGCAACGGCAACAAGCTCAAGGCCATGCTCGCCGCCGCCTTCGGCCTGCTGCTGGCCACGATCGGCCGCGACAGCTTCAGCGGCGCCGAGCGCTTCACCTTCGGCAGCCTGCAGCTGACCGAGGGCATCGACTTCGTGGTCGTCGCGATGGGCCTCTTCGGCGTCGGCGAGATCCTCTACAACCTCGAGGAGCGCCACGGGAAGCCCCACGTCCCCGCCGCCGTCGCCAACATCTGGCCCTCCCGCAAGGACCTCAAGCAGTCCTCCGGCGCGATCGGCCGCGGCTCGCTGATCGGCTTCGTCCTGGGCGTCCTGCCCGGTGGTGGCGCGGTGATGTCCTCCCTGGCCGCGTACGCCACGGAGAAGCGGATCTCGAAGAACCCCGAGCGCTTCGGGCGCGGTGCCATCGAGGGCGTCGCGGCCCCCGAGACCGCCAACAACGCCGCCGCGACCTCCTCGTTCATCCCGCTGCTGACCCTCGGCATCCCGGCCAACGCGTCGATGGCGATGCTCTTCGGCGCCCTGCTCATCCTCGGCATCTCCCCCGGGCCGCAGCTGGTCGAGGAGCGCCCCGACCTGTTCTGGGGCGTCATCAACTCGATGTACATCGGCAACCTGATCCTGCTGGTCCTGAGCATCCCGCTGGTCGGCATCTTCGTGCGCATCCTGCGGGTGCGCCCGGCGATCCTGGCCCCGATCACCGCGCTGATCACGATCCTGGGCGTCTACACGATCAACAACTCCACCTTCGACATCTTCGTGATGATCGTCTTCGGCCTGATCGGCTACCTGATGAAGAAGGTCGGCTTCGAGCCCGGCCCGATGGTGCTCGCCTTCGTCCTGGGCTCGATCGTCGAGGACGGCGTACGCCGCTCGATGCTGATCTTCGACGGCGACCCGACCGGGTTCTTCACCCGGCCGATCTCCGGAACCATCCTGGCCGCCTTCGTCCTGGTCGCCCTCTGGCCCGCGGCCAAGGCGATCCTGGCCCGGCGCAAGGCCGCCACCGTCGCCGCCCCGGCCGACCGCGACCACGTCGACACCCCGTCCCGCTGA